A single region of the Salvia miltiorrhiza cultivar Shanhuang (shh) chromosome 8, IMPLAD_Smil_shh, whole genome shotgun sequence genome encodes:
- the LOC131001773 gene encoding probable beta-D-xylosidase 6 — translation MQKMGSQSGALLLLLLLIQLTLCSHSVATYRPCQPPRHHSYPFCNTSLPLKSRARSLISLLTLPEKIQQLSNNASAVPRLGIPSYEWWSESLHGIASNGPGVSFNGTITSATGFPQVILASSAFNRSLWAAVASAIAVEAKAMHNAGQAGLTYWAPNINIFRDPRWGRGQETPGEDPMVTSAYAVEYVRAFQGEYHRAAEGYKYGLQRRALGLGDDDGMMLSLSACCKHFTAYDLEKWRQFARYNFNALVSDQDMADTYQAPFRSCILQGNASCLMCSYNSVNGIPACADRDLLQKARTDWNFRGYITSDCDAVATIYEYQNYTKSPEDAVAAALKAGTDINCGTYMLHHMMSAFEQGKVSEEDIDKALLNLFLVQLRLGLFDGEAARNRFRGLGPKDVCSSEHRKLALEATRQGIVLLKNEQKFLPLNKHVVSSLAVIGPLANSTDLGGGYTGIPCKPISIMEGLKGYVKDIYHAAGCQDVSCNSTAGFAEAVSAAKKSDYVIVVAGIDLSQETEDHDRYSLLLPGYQMELVTAVAAVSKNPVILVLTGGGPLDVSFAVGDPRVGSILWIGYPGETGGTALSQIIFGHYNPGGRLTMTWYPESFTRVPMNDMNMRADPSRNYPGRTYRFYTGDRVYGFGYGLSYTSFTYKLTSAPLKLRLPVSIKGRRKRKLVGKEYIYVDEVAYCSSLRFEVQISVSNDGDVEGSEVVLLFGKAAKRLKGRPEMQLVGFERVHILRRESAETRFVVDPCEHLSYADEDGKRVLAMGDHLLISHTIEHIVSIQI, via the exons ATGCAGAAAATGGGCAGCCAATCAGGAGCACTCCTCCTTCTCCTCTTGTTGATCCAGTTGACTTTGTGCTCCCACTCCGTCGCCACCTACAGACCATGCCAGCCGCCGCGCCACCACTCCTATCCCTTCTGCAACACCTCCCTCCCGCTGAAATCCCGCGCCCGCTCCCTAATCTCCCTCCTCACCCTCCCGGAGAAGATCCAGCAGCTCTCCAACAACGCCTCCGCCGTGCCCCGCCTCGGCATTCCCTCATACGAGTGGTGGTCTGAATCCCTCCACGGCATCGCCTCCAACGGCCCCGGCGTCTCCTTCAACGGCACCATCACCTCCGCCACGGGCTTCCCCCAGGTCATCCTCGCCTCCTCCGCCTTCAACCGCAGCCTATGGGCGGCGGTGGCCTCCGCCATCGCCGTCGAGGCCAAAGCAATGCACAATGCGGGGCAGGCCGGGCTCACCTATTGGGCGCCCAATATCAACATCTTCAGGGACCCCAGGTGGGGAAGGGGCCAGGAGACGCCGGGGGAGGACCCCATGGTCACCTCGGCTTACGCCGTCGAGTATGTCAGAGCTTTTCAGGGGGAGTACCACCGCGCAGCGGAGGGGTACAAGTATGGGCTGCAGAGGAGAGCTTTGGGATTGGGGGATGATGATGGGATGATGCTGTCTCTTTCTGCTTGCTGCAAGCATTTCACTGCTTATGATTTGGAGAAATGGAGGCAGTTTGCTAGATACAACTTCAATGCTCTG GTAAGTGATCAGGACATGGCAGATACATACCAAGCACCATTCAGGAGCTGCATCCTGCAGGGTAATGCCAGTTGCTTGATGTGTTCCTACAATTCCGTTAATGGGATTCCAGCATGTGCAGATCGTGATCTCTTACAAAAAGCTCGAACTGACTGGAATTTCAGAGG ATACATCACCTCCGACTGTGATGCTGTGGCTACCATTTACGAATATCAGAACTATACAAAGTCTCCCGAGGATGCTGTTGCAGCTGCTTTGAAAGCAG GAACTGACATAAACTGTGGAACTTATATGTTGCATCACATGATGTCTGCATTTGAGCAAGGGAAGGTTTCAGAGGAAGATATAGATAAGGCGCTACTCAATCTGTTTCTTGTTCAGCTCCGGCTTGGACTCTTCGATGGAGAGGCTGCAAGAAATCGTTTTAGAGGATTGGGGCCGAAAGATGTCTGCTCTTCAGAGCACAGGAAATTGGCTCTTGAAGCAACTCGGCAGGGTATTGTGCTTCTGAAAAATGAGCAGAAGTTTCTTCCCTTAAACAAACACGTCGTCTCGTCATTGGCTGTTATTGGTCCACTGGCTAATTCGACCGATCTTGGAGGTGGCTATACAG GGATTCCATGCAAGCCAATAAGCATTATGGAAGGACTGAAAGGATATGTAAAGGATATCTATCATGCTGCTGGTTGCCAAGACGTATCCTGCAATTCAACGGCTGGTTTTGCAGAAGCTGTCTCCGCTGCTAAGAAATCTGATTATGTGATTGTTGTAGCTGGGATAGATCTGTCTCAAGAAACCGAGGATCATGATAGATATAGCCTTCTGCTACCGGGGTATCAGATGGAACTCGTCACTGCTGTTGCTGCTGTAAGTAAAAACCCCGTGATTTTAGTTCTCACTGGCGGTGGACCACTGGACGTGTCCTTTGCTGTTGGAGATCCACGCGTTGGCAGCATTCTTTGGATTGGTTATCCCGGAGAGACTGGTGGCACCGCCCTCTCACAGATCATCTTCGGACACTATAATCCAG GTGGAAGACTAACCATGACCTGGTATCCGGAGTCGTTCACGAGGGTGCCAATGAATGACATGAACATGAGAGCAGATCCATCTCGTAACTATCCGGGAAGAACTTACCGGTTCTACACGGGAGACAGAGTGTATGGGTTTGGTTACGGGCTGAGTTACACGAGCTTCACGTACAAGCTCACATCAGCACCGTTGAAATTGAGGTTGCCGGTATCCATCAAGGGTAGGCGGAAGAGGAAGTTGGTGGGCAAGGAGTATATCTACGTTGATGAGGTAGCGTATTGCAGCTCGTTGAGGTTCGAGGTGCAGATTTCCGTGAGCAACGATGGAGATGTTGAGGGGAGCGAAGTGGTGCTTCTGTTTGGTAAAGCGGCGAAGAGATTGAAAGGGCGTCCAGAAATGCAGCTAGTCGGATTTGAGCGCGTCCACATCTTGCGACGCGAGAGCGCTGAAACGAGGTTCGTTGTGGATCCTTGCGAGCATCTGAGCTATGCGGATGAGGATGGGAAGAGAGTGTTGGCTATGGGAGATCATCTTCTTATATCACACACCATCGAGCACATTGTTTCCATACAGATATGA